A genomic stretch from Mycobacteriales bacterium includes:
- a CDS encoding CoA pyrophosphatase, whose translation MSDLPGWLLPLAAAVGSTTASDYLRLGAPMTPTTGGRRSAVLILFGDGPDGPDLLLIERSARLRKHAGQPAFPGGALDPGDDGPVGTALRESAEEVGLDASGVQVVTLLPELFLPPTGFLVTPVLGWWHTPGPVGVVDPGEVARVERVPIAELVDPANRCRVRGPSGYAGPAFLVRGMVVWGFTAAVLDRVLELGGWARPWNPSDVRDLPAPLRDLARRGVPAGFTGPRGGPELPSPADLSPVGSSPVGSSSADLSSADPLSADPSSVDPREGDDGPAAEDVVPADEHGAPPSRTGGSGTVSS comes from the coding sequence ATGTCTGACCTGCCCGGCTGGCTGCTGCCGCTCGCCGCTGCCGTCGGTTCCACCACGGCGTCGGACTACCTGCGGCTCGGGGCGCCGATGACGCCCACCACCGGCGGGCGCCGGTCCGCGGTGCTGATCCTCTTCGGCGACGGCCCGGACGGTCCCGACCTGCTGCTCATCGAGCGGTCCGCCCGGCTGCGCAAGCACGCCGGGCAGCCCGCGTTCCCGGGCGGCGCGCTGGACCCCGGCGACGACGGGCCGGTCGGGACCGCGCTGCGGGAGTCGGCCGAGGAGGTCGGGCTGGACGCGTCCGGTGTGCAGGTCGTGACGCTGCTGCCGGAGCTGTTCCTGCCGCCGACCGGGTTCCTGGTCACGCCGGTGCTGGGCTGGTGGCACACGCCCGGGCCGGTCGGCGTGGTCGACCCCGGCGAGGTGGCCCGGGTCGAGCGGGTGCCGATCGCCGAGCTGGTCGACCCGGCCAACCGGTGCCGGGTCCGCGGCCCGTCCGGGTACGCCGGGCCCGCCTTCCTGGTCCGCGGGATGGTCGTGTGGGGCTTCACCGCGGCCGTGCTGGACCGGGTGCTGGAGCTCGGCGGCTGGGCCCGGCCCTGGAACCCCTCCGATGTCCGCGATCTGCCGGCGCCGCTGCGGGACCTGGCCCGGCGTGGGGTGCCGGCCGGGTTCACCGGGCCGCGCGGGGGGCCGGAGCTGCCCTCGCCCGCCGATCTCTCGCCCGTCGGGTCCTCGCCCGTCGGGTCCTCGTCCGCCGATCTCTCGTCCGCCGATCCCTTGTCTGCCGATCCCTCGTCCGTCGATCCCCGGGAGGGCGACGACGGGCCGGCTGCGGAGGACGTCGTGCCCGCCGACGAGCATGGCGCGCCGCCGAGCCGCACCGGCGGGAGCGGTACGGTTTCGTCGTGA
- the nth gene encoding endonuclease III, translating into MTRELAETWPDAVTELDFSTPLELAVATILSAQSTDRGVNLVTPTLFAKYPTAADYAAADRGELEKLIHSTGFFRNKTTSLIGLGQAVVERFGGVLPHTLDELVTLPGIGRKTANVILGEAFGIPGITVDTHFGRLVRRWQWTAETEPVKVEFAIAEMIPKKDWTLLSQRTIWHGRRICHAKKPACGACPLAHDCPSYGLGPIDPAEAQKLVKSGAQVAVSR; encoded by the coding sequence ATGACCCGGGAGCTGGCCGAGACCTGGCCCGACGCGGTGACCGAGCTCGACTTCAGCACGCCGCTGGAGCTGGCCGTCGCCACGATCCTGTCCGCGCAGTCCACCGACCGCGGGGTCAACCTGGTCACCCCGACGCTGTTCGCGAAGTACCCGACCGCGGCCGACTACGCCGCCGCCGACCGGGGCGAGCTGGAGAAGCTGATCCACTCCACCGGCTTCTTCCGGAACAAGACCACCTCGCTGATCGGGCTCGGCCAGGCCGTCGTCGAGCGGTTCGGCGGGGTCCTCCCGCACACCCTGGACGAGCTGGTCACGCTGCCCGGGATCGGCCGCAAGACGGCCAACGTGATCCTCGGGGAGGCGTTCGGGATCCCCGGGATCACCGTCGACACCCACTTCGGCCGGCTGGTCCGGCGTTGGCAGTGGACCGCCGAGACCGAGCCGGTCAAGGTCGAGTTCGCGATCGCCGAGATGATCCCGAAGAAGGACTGGACCCTGCTCTCCCAGCGCACGATCTGGCACGGCCGCCGCATCTGCCACGCCAAGAAGCCGGCCTGCGGGGCCTGCCCGCTCGCCCACGACTGCCCGTCGTACGGGTTGGGGCCGATCGACCCGGCCGAGGCGCAGAAGCTGGTCAAGAGCGGTGCGCAGGTGGCGGTGTCGCGGTGA
- a CDS encoding TlpA disulfide reductase family protein has product MRKLAVLVLLLAAACTSSPAPAPMPSQGATAALPACPLPGAQTRSAKPLPDLSLPCLGVGGSAAVPLRRLTGTPMVINLWASWCGPCRAELPALAALSTDAGPRLRVLGVASLDVPGNSVSFASDSRLPFPSLQDRDGDLLRGLLRHNVPATVLVAADGTVAEVYQGPPLTDTTLRALVKGKLGVDV; this is encoded by the coding sequence GTGAGGAAGCTCGCGGTGCTGGTCCTGCTGCTGGCCGCCGCGTGCACCTCCTCCCCGGCACCGGCTCCGATGCCGTCCCAGGGGGCCACCGCGGCGTTGCCGGCCTGCCCGCTGCCGGGTGCGCAGACCCGCTCGGCCAAGCCGCTGCCGGACCTGTCGCTGCCCTGCCTCGGCGTCGGCGGCTCGGCCGCGGTCCCGCTGCGCCGGCTGACCGGGACCCCGATGGTGATCAACCTCTGGGCCAGCTGGTGCGGGCCCTGCCGGGCCGAGCTGCCGGCGCTGGCCGCGCTGTCCACCGACGCCGGGCCTCGGTTGAGGGTGCTCGGCGTCGCCAGCCTGGACGTGCCGGGAAACTCGGTCTCCTTCGCCTCCGACAGCCGGCTGCCGTTCCCGTCCCTGCAGGACCGCGACGGCGACCTGCTGCGCGGGCTGCTGCGGCACAACGTGCCGGCGACCGTGCTGGTGGCCGCGGACGGGACCGTGGCCGAGGTCTACCAGGGGCCGCCGCTGACCGACACGACGCTGCGCGCGCTGGTCAAGGGCAAGCTCGGCGTCGATGTCTGA